In the genome of Luteitalea pratensis, the window GGATGATCGTGTCGTTGACCTTCAGGCGGCGATCGAGTTCCTTGACGAGCTCGCCCGCGCAGCTGAACAGGAGGACGACGTAGTGCCCTTCCTTGTGGCGGCCAATCTGGTACGCGAGCCGCCGGCGGCCCCACACGTCCGCCTTGTCGATGGTGCCGCTCGCCTTGGTGACAATGCCCTCGATCAGGGACTGCAGCTCGGTCAGCTGGTCCTCTGTCGCGTCGGGCGAGGCGATGTAAACGAGTTCGTACTGCTTCTGTGCTGTCATTCGGCCTCCTTCTGGCCTGAACGGCCACTGCGGGTTCCCGTCAATCGGCCCGACACCAGGTGTCGTGCCTCGCTCAGGGCTCCCCCCGCGGTGGCAAGGAGGTGGAGTCGCGCCCGCCCGGAGGCGGCGCGTTGAAGACCTGCATGGTCTTCTCGATGCCGTCGCGTGCGAAGCACTCGACGGCGTCTGCGGCCTTGACGACCGCTTCGTCCACGACCGGCCGGAGATCCGGTGGTATCGCGGACAGGACGTGATCGGCGAGGTCACGACGCGGGTCACCGCGTCCGACCCCGATCCGGAGCCGTGCGAACTGCTCCGTGCCGAGCACGCCGATGATCGACTTGAGGCCGTTGTGGCCCCCGGCCGACCCGAATGACCGTGCCCGCAGTTGACCCGCGGGCAGGGCCGCCTCGTCGAGCACCACGAGCAGGTCCTCGACGGGGATCTTGTAGAAGCGCAGCAGGTCGCCGACGGCGCCGCCACTGCGATTCATGAACGTGAGCGGCTTGACCAGCAGCAGCCCGCCCTCGACTCCGCGGACACGGGCGACATACGCATCGGACGGGGCGCTCTCGAAGGCCACCCCGTGCCGCGCTGCCAGGACGTCCATCGCCTTGAAGCCGACGTTGTGCAGGGTGTCCCGGTACTTCGGGCCGGGATTGCCGAGCCCCACGATCAACTTCACGTCAGCGCCTCACTACCAGCTCAATTTCACAATTTCAGACGTTCAGAATCACAGGACCATCGCCAACCGTCGCGGCCGTTCGACCTGTGTGAAATTCTGAAATTCTGAAATTCTTGAAATTCTGAGAGTCGCGCTACTTCTCCTTCGCGTCCGGCTTGCCCTTCTTGGCGACTTCCGGCTCGGCGACCGCCACCGGCGCAGCCTCTTCGGCACCAACGCGGGCCGTGACCACGTGGACCAGCAGCATGTCAGCAGGGCTGAGTGCGGTCCACTTCTGATCCTTGGCCACGTCGCGGACGTGCACGCCGTCGCCGATCATCATCCCGGATACATCGATGTCGATGTGCTCGGGAATCTCGGCCGGAAGGGTCTCGACCTCGATCTCGCGATGCACGAAGTCGAGCACACCGCCCTGGACCTTCACGCCGCGCGGCTCGCCGTGCAGGCGGACCGCCACCTTCACGTGGACCTTCCTGGTCAGGTCGACGCGGTAGAAGTCGGCGTGCAGCAACTGGTGGGTGACCGGCTGCAGCAAGTAGGCCTTGACGATCACCTTCGTGCTCGCGCCGGCCACCTGGAGATCGATGAGGGTGTTGAGCCCAGACTCCGAGTGCAGGAGCCGCGAGAGCTCCTTCGGGCTGACGGCCACGGCCTGCGGATCCTGGCCGCCACCGTATACCACCGCGGGAATCTGGCCGGCCACGCGCAGGCGGCGGGCCTCATTCTTGCCGCGGGACTCGCGGGCGACTGCTTCGAGGGTCGTATCCATTTCTGCTCCTACTCTCAGA includes:
- a CDS encoding 50S ribosomal protein L25, with translation MDTTLEAVARESRGKNEARRLRVAGQIPAVVYGGGQDPQAVAVSPKELSRLLHSESGLNTLIDLQVAGASTKVIVKAYLLQPVTHQLLHADFYRVDLTRKVHVKVAVRLHGEPRGVKVQGGVLDFVHREIEVETLPAEIPEHIDIDVSGMMIGDGVHVRDVAKDQKWTALSPADMLLVHVVTARVGAEEAAPVAVAEPEVAKKGKPDAKEK
- the pth gene encoding aminoacyl-tRNA hydrolase is translated as MKLIVGLGNPGPKYRDTLHNVGFKAMDVLAARHGVAFESAPSDAYVARVRGVEGGLLLVKPLTFMNRSGGAVGDLLRFYKIPVEDLLVVLDEAALPAGQLRARSFGSAGGHNGLKSIIGVLGTEQFARLRIGVGRGDPRRDLADHVLSAIPPDLRPVVDEAVVKAADAVECFARDGIEKTMQVFNAPPPGGRDSTSLPPRGEP
- the rpsF gene encoding 30S ribosomal protein S6, whose protein sequence is MTAQKQYELVYIASPDATEDQLTELQSLIEGIVTKASGTIDKADVWGRRRLAYQIGRHKEGHYVVLLFSCAGELVKELDRRLKVNDTIIRHLIVRVDEELQKAARAKQRRDDETRRRRVARGLPPEPTPEELMAKQAALDNQDDGEMER